The Hahella sp. HNIBRBA332 genome window below encodes:
- a CDS encoding IS5 family transposase, whose product MPRLMLSDELWSKLKEIMLQERIYNKPTLRMMVEGMLYRMRTGCPWRDLPGQFGDWNSVFKKFNSWSAQGKWLRIFRGLIREPDLEWEFIDGSYVKAQQHSAGACTEESQAIGKSRAGNTTKVHLAVDAYGLPVEFEITGGEVNDCTAAAELIEKLPLSEAVVGDKGYDSERVRAQIERKGARAVIPRKRNSVKGNDDMDWGLYKCRHLVENAFARLKQYRAIATRYDKLKRNYESMVAMACGYLWLPM is encoded by the coding sequence ATGCCCCGATTGATGCTCAGTGACGAGCTTTGGTCGAAGCTGAAAGAGATCATGCTGCAAGAGCGAATCTATAACAAGCCCACACTACGAATGATGGTGGAAGGCATGTTGTACCGAATGCGGACGGGGTGTCCCTGGCGAGACTTGCCAGGGCAGTTTGGCGACTGGAATTCGGTGTTCAAAAAATTCAATTCCTGGTCTGCCCAAGGCAAGTGGTTGAGGATCTTCCGGGGCTTGATCCGCGAGCCGGATTTGGAATGGGAGTTTATTGATGGCAGCTATGTGAAGGCCCAACAGCACAGCGCAGGAGCCTGCACGGAAGAGTCTCAGGCGATTGGTAAGAGTCGGGCGGGCAATACCACGAAAGTGCATCTGGCCGTGGATGCCTATGGTCTTCCTGTGGAATTTGAGATCACAGGAGGCGAAGTCAATGACTGTACGGCAGCGGCGGAGTTGATTGAAAAGCTTCCCTTGTCAGAAGCGGTTGTCGGAGACAAAGGCTACGACAGTGAACGAGTGCGGGCACAGATCGAAAGGAAGGGAGCCAGGGCCGTGATACCGAGAAAGCGAAACTCAGTCAAAGGCAATGACGATATGGATTGGGGTTTATACAAGTGTCGCCATTTGGTGGAGAACGCCTTCGCCCGACTCAAGCAGTACCGGGCCATCGCGACGAGGTATGACAAGTTGAAGAGGAACTATGAAAGTATGGTAGCCATGGCTTGTGGGTATTTATGGCTGCCGATGTGA
- a CDS encoding tyrosine-type recombinase/integrase, whose amino-acid sequence MAADVKRQQTLEAGERFKLLWGLYLKHQYVNTKTHPYAFTVASGRPLSIKAYTANRKRAVERIGLQYSKKAGTTPHADRHSYGQALARAKLSPEIIKTAMHHKSLESQATYTEPTEKDIRKAFMAAERALNCTRGSI is encoded by the coding sequence ATGGCTGCCGATGTGAAACGTCAACAGACCCTAGAAGCTGGAGAGCGGTTTAAACTCCTTTGGGGGCTTTATCTGAAGCATCAGTATGTAAACACCAAAACACATCCATACGCTTTCACTGTGGCTTCTGGCCGCCCACTTTCTATTAAGGCATATACAGCGAATAGAAAGAGAGCAGTAGAGCGAATCGGATTGCAGTATTCAAAAAAAGCAGGTACGACGCCTCATGCCGACAGACATTCTTATGGCCAAGCTCTGGCTAGAGCAAAGCTAAGTCCGGAAATCATCAAAACGGCAATGCACCACAAATCCTTGGAGTCTCAAGCGACTTACACTGAGCCTACTGAGAAAGACATTCGCAAAGCCTTTATGGCTGCTGAAAGGGCTCTGAATTGTACACGAGGTAGTATCTAG